The following proteins are co-located in the Schistocerca nitens isolate TAMUIC-IGC-003100 chromosome 2, iqSchNite1.1, whole genome shotgun sequence genome:
- the LOC126234975 gene encoding trichohyalin-like, with protein sequence MERLPTKSTERSSTVRSVSLDRRQERSPERLSRGSSERRLLARSLEQDRRQERNVERLSRDVSERRSTSRSVSLNRRQERSAERLSRESSERSLLARSLEQDRRQERNVERLSGDDSERRSTSRSVSQNRRQERSPERLSRESSERRLLARSLEQDRHQEWNVERLSRDDSEIRSTSRSVSLNRRQERSAERLSRESSERRLLARSLEQDRRQERAMERLPTKSSERRSTVRSVSLDRRQERSPERLSRGSSERMLLARSLEQDRRQERNVERLSRDDSERRSTSRSVSQNRRQERSPERLSRGSSERRLLARSLEQDRRQERTMERLPTKSSERRSSVRSVSLDRQQERSAERLSGESSERRLLARSLEQGHRQERTMERLPTKCSERRPSVRSVSLDRRQEQRAERLSRESSERRLLARSLEQDRRQERNVERLSRDDSERRSTSRSVSLNRRQERSAERLSRESSERSLLARSLEQDRRLERNVEIISRDDSGRRSTSRYVSLDRRQERSAERLSRESSERRLLARSLAQDGRQERNVERLSRDDSERQSSSRSVSRNRRHERISERLSRESSERRLLARYLEQYRRQERTMERLPTKSSERRSTVRSISLDRRQEPSAERLSRESSERRLLARSLEQDRRQVRNMELVSRAASEIRSAVISASLGRRQEGSADRLAGESSKRRLLARSLAQDRRQERNMERLSRGGSEKQSTFRSVSLDRWHERSAEYRSRESYERSLLVTSLELDFRHVRKMQQLSKDTSERLSTTRSVSLDLRQERRAERLSRESSSRHSLAWSSLLDRRQERNIVVHAEDSSGKHRYQWTAVRLSRDISHKRSVIKSDLISLSQRRNVDLLRKQSLVRLATSLPLSGDRLSRRLQKELTLSSGRRLTSSSLFMDRRTDAASVMSYLPAGRQNQAGDIDGSAVSDTRSTADNTRAAAIFLPKTESFSWGRLPLDINLWIATIVLILIQWMDHSQKGVQRHWSVDESASEASSGKMNWDGVGRSLWQLAGGGTASALSAA encoded by the exons ATGGAACGACTTCCAACAAAATCCACTGAAAGAAGTTCCACTGTTAGATCTGTCTCCCTTGATCGTCGACAAGAACGAAGTCCTGAACGTCTGTCTCGAGGATCCTCTGAAAGGAGGTTACTTGCTAGGTCTTTGGAACAAGATCGTCGCCAGGAACGGAATGTGGAGCGACTTTCTAGGGATGTGTCTGAAAGACGATCCACTTCTAGGTCTGTCTCCTTGAATCGtcgacaagaacgaagtgctgaacGTCTGTCTCGAGAATCCTCTGAAAGGAGCTTACTTGCTAGGTCTTTGGAACAAGATCGTCGCCAGGAAAGGAATGTGGAGCGACTTTCTGGGGATGACTCTGAAAGACGATCCACTTCTAGGTCTGTCTCCCAGAATCGTCGACAAGAACGAAGTCCTGAACGTCTGTCTCGAGAATCCTCTGAAAGGAGGTTACTTGCTAGGTCTTTGGAACAAGATCGTCACCAGGAATGGAATGTGGAGCGACTTTCTAGGGATGACTCTGAAATACGATCCACTTCTAGGTCTGTCTCCTTGAATCGtcgacaagaacgaagtgctgaacGTCTGTCTCGAGAATCATCTGAAAGGAGGTTACTTGCTAGGTCTTTGGAACAAGATCGTCGCCAGGAACGGGCTATGGAACGACTTCCAACAAAATCCTCTGAAAGACGTTCCACTGTTAGATCTGTCTCCCTTGATCGTCGGCAAGAACGAAGTCCTGAACGTCTGTCTCGAGGATCCTCTGAAAGGATGTTACTTGCTAG GTCTTTGGAACAAGATCGTCGCCAGGAAAGGAATGTGGAGCGACTTTCTAGGGATGACTCTGAAAGACGATCCACTTCTAGGTCTGTCTCCCAGAATCGTCGACAAGAACGAAGTCCTGAACGTCTGTCTCGAGGATCCTCTGAAAGGAGGTTACTTGCTAG GTCTTTGGAACAAGATCGTCGCCAGGAACGGACTATGGAACGACTTCCAACGAAATCCTCCGAAAGACGTTCCAGTGTTAGATCTGTCTCCCTCGATCGtcagcaagaacgaagtgctgagcGCCTGTCTGGAGAATCCTCAGAAAGGAGGTTACTTGCTAGGTCTTTGGAACAAGGTCATCGTCAGGAACGGACTATGGAACGACTTCCAACGAAATGCTCTGAAAGACGTCCCAGTGTTAGATCTGTCTCCCTCGATCGTCGGCAAGAACAAAGAGCTGAGCGCCTGTCTCGAGAATCCTCTGAACGGAGGTTACTTGCTAGGTCTTTGGAACAAGATCGTCGCCAGGAACGGAATGTGGAGCGACTTTCTAGGGATGACTCTGAAAGACGATCCACTTCTAG GTCTGTCTCCTTGAATCGtcgacaagaacgaagtgctgaacGTCTGTCTCGAGAATCCTCTGAAAGGAGCTTACTTGCTAGGTCTTTGGAACAAGATCGACGCCTGGAACGGAATGTGGAAATAATTTCTCGGGATGACTCTGGAAGGCGATCCACTTCTAGGTATGTCTCCCTGGATCGtcgacaagaacgaagtgctgagcGCCTGTCTCGAGAATCCTCTGAAAGGAGGTTACTTGCTAGGTCTTTGGCACAAGATGGTCGCCAGGAACGGAATGTGGAGCGACTTTCTAGGGATGACTCTGAAAGACAATCCAGTTCTAGGTCTGTCTCCAGGAATCGTCGACATGAACGAATTTCTGAACGTCTGTCACGAGAATCCTCTGAAAGGAGATTACTTGCTAGGTATTTGGAACAATATCGTCGCCAGGAACGGACTATGGAACGACTACCAACAAAATCCTCTGAAAGACGTTCCACTGTTAGATCTATCTCCCTGGATCGTCGGCAAGAACCAAGTGCTGAGCGCCTGTCTCGAGAATCCTCTGAAAGGAGGTTACTTGCTAGGTCTTTGGAACAAGATCGTCGCCAGGTGCGGAATATGGAACTAGTTTCTAGGGCTGCCTCTGAAATACGTTCTGCTGTTATATCTGCCTCCTTGGGTCGTCGACAAGAAGGAAGTGCTGATCGTCTGGCTGGAGAATCCTCTAAGAGAAGGTTACTTGCTAGATCTTTGGCACAAGATCGTCGCCAGGAACGGAATATGGAACGACTTTCTAGGGGTGGCTCTGAAAAACAATCGACTTTTAGGTCTGTCTCCCTGGACCGTTGGCATGAACGAAGTGCTGAGTATCGTTCTCGAGAGTCGTATGAAAGGAGTCTACTTGTGACATCTTTGGAGCTAGATTTTCGCCATGTACGAAAAATGCAACAGCTCTCAAAGGATACTTCAGAGAGGCTATCAACTACCAGATCTGTCTCCCTGGATCTTCGGCAAGAACGAAGAGCTGAACGTTTGTCTCGTGAGTCCTCTAGTAGGCACTCACTTGCCTGGTCTTCATTGCTGGATCGTCGCCAAGAGCGTAATATTGTGGTACACGCTGAAGATTCTTCTGGGAAGCATCGTTATCAATGGACTGCAGTTCGTTTGTCGAGAGACATCTCACACAAGCGATCAGTAATTAAATCTGATCTAATCAGTCTTAGTCAGCGGCGGAACGTGGATCTGCTTCGGAAGCAATCTCTTGTTAGACTAGCAACGTCTCTGCCTCTTTCGGGAGATCGACTAAGTCGTCGTCTGCAGAAGGAGCTAACGCTGAGCTCTGGGCGACGACTCACGAGTTCCTCCTTATTTATGGATAGAAGAACAGATGCTGCTTCTGTTATGAGTTATTTACCAGCTGGTCGACAGAACCAGGCGGGCGACATTGACGGATCAGCAGTTTCAGACACCAGGAGTACCGCTGATAATACACGGGCAGCCGCCATATTCCTACCAAAGACTGAGTCCTTCAGCTGGGGACGCTTACCGCTCGACATTAACCTCTGGATCGCCACTATCGTGTTAATCCTGATTCAATGGATGGACCACTCGCAGAAAGGGGTGCAGAGACACTGGAGTGTG gacGAATCCGCGAGCGAGGCTTCGTCTGGGAAGATGAACTGGGACGGAGTTGGCAG GAGCCTGTGGCAGCTGGCCGGGGGCGGCACCGCCTCCGCGCTGTCCGCCGCCTGA